The nucleotide window AGTGTTTGATAACCAGTTGAAAGTATAAAGTTTTCTGCTTCGTAAGTGTTTGTAAGTGAACTTACTGATTTTACTTTTTTATTTGAAAATTTTATATCTATGATTTTTTGATTTAATATAAACTCAACACCCTCTTTTTTTAAAAATTCTTTTGTTTCAAACATAACTCTTTTAGGGTCAAGGTGAGCATTTCTATTAAATAAAATTGAACCTTTTATTTTCTCATTTCCACAAGGTAAATACTCTTTTGTCTCTTCTTTTGATAATATTTTATATGTTTTTTTATCTTTTAATTCACACTCTTTTAACTTCTTATCATAAGTAGCATCTTCTGTAAATACAGAAAGCATACCTTTTCTGTGATAGTCAAAATCTAGCTTATCTTCTTTTTGCATCTTTTCATATAGTTTTAAAGTATCTTCCCCATACTTTTCAAAAAGCATAACTGTTCTTTTAAATCTTTTTTCATTTGCACTTGCTGCAAATTTAAAAAGCCAAGTAAATAGTTTGGGATCAAGTTTTGGATGAACTTTTACTGGAGATTCACCTTTTATCATCTGCTTCATTGTGTTTGTAATAACACCAGGATAAGCTAAACATCCTTTATCAAAAGCAGATAATAATCCAGCATTTCCAAACGATGTACAATCAGTAATATCACCTTCATCGATAATAGTTACTTTTCGTCCAGCTTTATGTAAATGATAAGCACACATAAGTCCAACAACTCCAGCGCCGATAATAATAGTGTCTCTTTTCATAAATAGTTCTCCAGATTTTATTTGAAATAATACTA belongs to Arcobacter sp. F2176 and includes:
- a CDS encoding FAD-binding oxidoreductase; its protein translation is MKRDTIIIGAGVVGLMCAYHLHKAGRKVTIIDEGDITDCTSFGNAGLLSAFDKGCLAYPGVITNTMKQMIKGESPVKVHPKLDPKLFTWLFKFAASANEKRFKRTVMLFEKYGEDTLKLYEKMQKEDKLDFDYHRKGMLSVFTEDATYDKKLKECELKDKKTYKILSKEETKEYLPCGNEKIKGSILFNRNAHLDPKRVMFETKEFLKKEGVEFILNQKIIDIKFSNKKVKSVSSLTNTYEAENFILSTGYQTLLADIRKKSLMMTPAKGYSITFSMPSEFKPKTSTLFSDLFIVMTPRRDSVRLTSKLELGSTDTKVVKEQIDSIKSNFEKYTLPFEMKDIKEWTGFRPLTPNDIPLFGRDEEYKNLVYAMGMGWLGMTFAPSIGKIVKKIITKDLENKNSDDVLLFSGFYQ